From Mucilaginibacter gotjawali:
ATACATGCATAAACTAAAAAACTACGCCCTGGGCTCGATGTTATGCGGGGCGCTGCTATTCAGCCTGAACACTTTTGCTCAAACTGCTGTAAAAACAGAACCTGATCCGCCAAAGACATGGCACCAGATGGATTTAAAAGCTGATGGTTTTTATGGCGTGAGCCTTACCCAGGCCTACCAGTTTTTAAAAGGCAAAAAAAGTAAAACCGTTGTGGTAACCGCCATTGACAGCGGTATTGATACAACACAAAATGACCTTAAAAGCATTTTATGGACAAACCCAGTGAAGACTGACCCTTACGTTGGCGATGTGCATGGCTGGGATTTCTTAGGCGGAAAAGATGGAAAAGTAGATTACACGGAAACCACCGAAGAAGTACGCCAGTATTATAAATTGAAAGATAAATATGCCGGCACAACTACCGCGCCTGCCGGGCAGGAAAAGGAATTTGCATATTGGCAAAGTGTAAAAGCTACTTACGATACCACCTTTAACAAAGCCCAGGCCGAAATAAAGGACCTTACAATGGAAGTGAATGTGCTTTCGGCAACGAATTATTACATCAAAAAAGAGCTGAAACTTCGGTCGGACCAAACGTTTAATAAAGCTGATCTTGAAAAGATCACCACAACCAATGATACCCTTGTACAAAGCAAAACCGTTTGGCAATCGGTATTTACACAAATTGGGGAGAGCACCGATAATGCCAAGGTACTGAAAGACCTGACTGAATATTATGCCAAACAAAATAACACGGTAAACCCCGACCTGGATGCCCGTGCAAAAATTGTAGGTGACGACCCCGATGTTAACGACGGCAAGCCTTATGGCAATAATATTTTGAAAACACCGGATTGCTCGCACGGTACCGGCGTTGCCGGCCTGATAGGTGCGGTACGTGGTAATGGCTACGGGATTGATGGCATTGCAGACAATGTTCGGATCATGTCGATAAAAGCGGTACCTAACGGGGACGAATATGATAAAGATATCGCCAATGCCATCCGCTTTGCGGTTGACCATGGCGCAAAAGTAATTAACATGAGTTTTGGTAAAAAACTCTCGCCGCATAAGGATTGGGTGGATGCCGCGTTTAAATACGCTGCTGCACATGATGTACTGCTGGTAATGGCATCAGGCAACGACGGGCAGGATATGGACGCGAAGCCCGAATTTCCAAACGATACCTACCTGGATGGAACGACTACTGACAATGTGATCAGCGTAGGCGCCTCGGGCCCCAAGCTGGGTGAAAACCTTGCAGCCGATTTTAGTAACTATGGCAAAAAAAGCGTGGATATTTTTTCTCCGGGTGTTAAAGTAACCTCGATTGATATGGATGCCGAATTTAACACGGCCGACGGTACCAGCTTCTCGTCGCCTATTGTTACCGGGATTGCCGCATTGATTTTAGAATATTACCCCAACCTGACCGCAAGCCAGGTGAAACATGCCATTTTAGCATCAGCAACACCGTTAACCGGCACCATGGTGGTTAAACCGGGAGATAAAACCCAAAAAGTTGATTTTGCATCGCTTTCAAAAACCGGCGGTATCGTAAATGCCTATAAAGCGTTGAAAATAGCTTCAGAAATGAAGGGTGAGCGAAAGGAATAAAAATTGGCAGTTCAATTGTAAATCAAAAAAGCGAGGTTTTTAAAACTTCGCTTTTTTTTATACGCCCCGGTACTGTTTTTTTATCCAGACCGGGAATAAAAAAAGTGGTTTGGTGATTTTTGCCAGGAGTTTTTCCCTTACACCGTAAAATTATTGTGCTAAAATCATCACAAATTGCAAATCACACATCATTGCTTATATTTGCGTTCGCAAAAAAGCATTATAGTATAACAATGAGAGAAATACAATTCAGAGAAGCGCTTCGTGAAGCTATGTCCGAAGAAATGCGTAAGGATGAGAACATATACCTGATGGGTGAAGAGGTTGCCCAATATAACGGCGCCTATAAAGTAAGCCAGGGCATGCTTGATGAATTTGGTGAAAAAAGGGTAATTGATACCCCCATCTCCGAAGCTGGATTTGCAGGGATCGGTATAGGGTCGGCAATGAATGGTTTAAGGCCGATCATTGAGTTCATGACCTTTAACTTTTCATTGGTGGCTATCGACCAGATCATCAATGGCGCTGCCAAGATCATGTCGATGAGCGGTGGCCAATTCTCGGTTCCAATCGTTTTCCGCGGCCCAACAGGTAATGCAGGTATGCTAAGCTCGCAGCACAGCCAGTGCTTTGAGAACTGGTACGCCAATTGCCCGGGCTTAAAGGTAGTGGTACCTTCAAATCCCTATGATGCTAAAGGCTTGTTAAAATCATGTATTATTGACCCTGATCCCGTAATTTTTATGGAATCGGAATTAATGTATGGCGATAAAGGCCCTGTCCCAGAAGAAACTTATTATATCCCCCTGGGCAAAGCCAATGTCACTAAAGAAGGATCAGACGTAACGCTGGTTGGTTTTGGTAAAATAATGAAAGTGGTAAACGCAGCAGCCGCC
This genomic window contains:
- a CDS encoding S8 family serine peptidase, whose protein sequence is MHKLKNYALGSMLCGALLFSLNTFAQTAVKTEPDPPKTWHQMDLKADGFYGVSLTQAYQFLKGKKSKTVVVTAIDSGIDTTQNDLKSILWTNPVKTDPYVGDVHGWDFLGGKDGKVDYTETTEEVRQYYKLKDKYAGTTTAPAGQEKEFAYWQSVKATYDTTFNKAQAEIKDLTMEVNVLSATNYYIKKELKLRSDQTFNKADLEKITTTNDTLVQSKTVWQSVFTQIGESTDNAKVLKDLTEYYAKQNNTVNPDLDARAKIVGDDPDVNDGKPYGNNILKTPDCSHGTGVAGLIGAVRGNGYGIDGIADNVRIMSIKAVPNGDEYDKDIANAIRFAVDHGAKVINMSFGKKLSPHKDWVDAAFKYAAAHDVLLVMASGNDGQDMDAKPEFPNDTYLDGTTTDNVISVGASGPKLGENLAADFSNYGKKSVDIFSPGVKVTSIDMDAEFNTADGTSFSSPIVTGIAALILEYYPNLTASQVKHAILASATPLTGTMVVKPGDKTQKVDFASLSKTGGIVNAYKALKIASEMKGERKE
- a CDS encoding pyruvate dehydrogenase complex E1 component subunit beta gives rise to the protein MREIQFREALREAMSEEMRKDENIYLMGEEVAQYNGAYKVSQGMLDEFGEKRVIDTPISEAGFAGIGIGSAMNGLRPIIEFMTFNFSLVAIDQIINGAAKIMSMSGGQFSVPIVFRGPTGNAGMLSSQHSQCFENWYANCPGLKVVVPSNPYDAKGLLKSCIIDPDPVIFMESELMYGDKGPVPEETYYIPLGKANVTKEGSDVTLVGFGKIMKVVNAAAAELEKEGIHAEVIDLRTVRPIDYDTVITSVKKTNRLVIVEESWPLGSIATEVAFKVQKDAFDYLDAPVLRIMGGDVPLPYAPTLIQEYLPNPERVIKAVKEVMYVTK